Proteins co-encoded in one Flavivirga eckloniae genomic window:
- a CDS encoding SusC/RagA family TonB-linked outer membrane protein, translated as MKIKLTNPLFFFRGKLLRIIMRAFIFLLCTSVFGLTPNNIVSQNAKVNIDTDITITVDEVFQLISDQTDYKFIYQSDLFNDFPKVELKKGIIKVNKLLKQSLSNGDFKISFTNANTIFIEESANQNITITGFVADAKGDPLAGVTVLLDGANRGTTTNYDGRFQIRAEKATGILVFSSIGYKTKRVNYVEGIPLSVKMEEELSALDEVTIVAYGETNKREMTGSVSTIKSEDIKDIPSSSVANLLQGRLSGVSVTNSSGAPGGGGTNIVIRGFNSLGIEAGRRFSNPLWIVDGVPMSSFTSPVTGTNGLADLNPEVIESIDVLKDASATSLYGSRAANGVILVTTKKGRKNQKGNFTVNYSETLSVLPEYPTVYGGRGERIFKINGRKAQRNAYFDPALGTWIYPGSYEEAWGELGTFDGFWGNGSVDELKDGFIVQDSLNAFYNNSTNFYKKIYREAKIRNANIQTYGGGENMSYSIGLGYYDEEGIVVGTGFKRTNLLGNFRVQPVDKLSLNLNNYLSLADRSRGVRGGGLASGRDIELVPDEPYNLSTLLPFNNQATEDAVQRFKSQEEKNITYRLRSSLQLQYDFSKDINISNTVSVDFSQNNRNSFRPAALSLFNESESAGEISRNITFLNESLLNYKTSINDNHNIGVVLGVSFQRDVSHYVGGSARGGPSDLVKYVGKEGWPNLIERSEFWIDPLKTYRSDFLESKLHSLFGRLNYNYKKKYLLTATMRRDGSSVFGRNLRWATFPSVGLGWNFSEEKFMQGFKSLDFAKLRASYGLSGNTFSSPYLAYGVLESRGVYNGQATIAPNWGEGFYNPNLSWEETRQLDIGVDFNFFNYRLSVTADYYNRHTKDLLYKVELPGNYSTYQSQWINAAAIVNHGFELEFKYDVFRDKQDFWRVSLNLAKNYNRFADSFNDRDILDLNEKKYFVLGREINSIYGFKTDGFIQTDDEVVEYYNSNGELNRVSNDFSQNSYHRPGDVKFVDVNGDFIIDYRDQVYLGSTLPDVTGGLINEVRWKNFDLNMLFSFSFGRDMVNTAASESILIETAAPLFINADDTFWQQPGDNPDYPIYRTGAFNSNFVPIQDRLIEHVHYVKLKTLTLGYTLPKTLFKKKVFDSVRFFFSGENLFTITNYSGLDPETVNITTGIDNGKTFPLARKLTLGLTIKL; from the coding sequence ATGAAAATTAAATTAACTAACCCGCTTTTCTTCTTTCGGGGAAAGCTGCTAAGGATTATTATGAGGGCCTTTATTTTCTTGTTATGTACTTCGGTATTTGGTTTGACTCCAAACAATATTGTATCGCAAAATGCTAAAGTAAATATAGATACAGATATTACTATTACCGTAGATGAGGTATTTCAACTAATTAGTGATCAGACCGATTATAAATTTATTTACCAATCAGATCTTTTTAATGACTTTCCAAAAGTAGAACTTAAAAAAGGAATCATTAAGGTAAATAAACTACTTAAGCAAAGTCTTTCTAACGGAGATTTCAAAATTAGTTTCACAAATGCCAATACTATTTTTATTGAAGAAAGTGCCAATCAGAATATCACTATTACTGGTTTTGTAGCAGACGCAAAAGGGGACCCGCTAGCAGGAGTAACGGTTTTACTGGATGGAGCAAACAGAGGAACAACAACCAATTACGATGGAAGGTTCCAAATAAGAGCGGAAAAAGCGACGGGTATATTGGTGTTTTCATCCATAGGATATAAAACTAAAAGAGTTAATTATGTAGAAGGCATACCATTGTCAGTAAAAATGGAAGAAGAACTTAGTGCTCTAGATGAAGTAACTATAGTGGCATATGGAGAAACTAATAAAAGAGAGATGACAGGCTCTGTGTCTACCATAAAATCTGAAGATATAAAAGATATACCAAGCTCAAGTGTTGCAAATTTATTGCAAGGTAGGCTTAGTGGGGTGAGTGTTACAAATTCTTCTGGAGCTCCAGGAGGCGGCGGAACGAATATAGTAATTAGAGGGTTTAATTCATTAGGTATAGAAGCAGGGAGACGATTTAGTAATCCATTATGGATTGTTGATGGCGTGCCAATGAGTTCGTTTACATCTCCAGTAACAGGAACCAATGGGCTTGCCGACCTTAACCCAGAAGTTATTGAGTCGATAGACGTATTAAAAGATGCATCAGCAACGTCCCTTTATGGCTCAAGGGCTGCTAATGGTGTTATTTTGGTAACAACTAAAAAAGGAAGAAAAAATCAAAAAGGAAATTTTACAGTAAACTACTCAGAAACCCTTTCAGTACTTCCAGAATACCCAACGGTATATGGAGGAAGAGGAGAACGTATTTTTAAAATCAATGGAAGAAAAGCGCAAAGAAACGCCTATTTTGATCCAGCACTAGGAACTTGGATATACCCAGGGTCTTATGAAGAAGCCTGGGGAGAATTGGGTACATTTGATGGTTTTTGGGGCAACGGTTCTGTCGACGAATTAAAAGATGGGTTTATAGTACAAGACAGTCTGAATGCGTTTTATAATAACTCTACCAACTTTTACAAAAAAATATATAGAGAAGCAAAAATTAGAAATGCCAATATTCAAACCTATGGCGGTGGAGAAAATATGAGTTATAGTATAGGTTTGGGGTATTATGACGAAGAAGGGATTGTTGTTGGAACAGGATTTAAACGAACAAATCTGTTAGGTAATTTCCGTGTACAACCCGTAGATAAACTATCACTTAATTTAAATAATTATTTATCATTAGCAGATAGGAGCAGAGGAGTTAGAGGCGGTGGATTAGCCAGTGGACGGGATATTGAACTGGTGCCAGATGAGCCCTATAATTTGTCAACACTCTTACCTTTTAATAATCAAGCAACAGAAGATGCAGTCCAGAGATTCAAATCTCAGGAAGAAAAGAATATTACCTATAGGTTACGATCAAGCCTTCAACTTCAATATGACTTTAGTAAGGATATAAACATAAGCAACACAGTATCTGTAGATTTTAGTCAGAATAATAGAAATAGCTTTCGACCTGCAGCTTTGAGTTTGTTTAATGAATCGGAATCTGCAGGTGAAATCTCAAGAAATATTACTTTTTTAAATGAATCACTGTTAAATTATAAGACAAGTATTAATGATAATCATAATATTGGTGTTGTATTAGGAGTATCTTTTCAAAGAGATGTATCGCATTATGTTGGAGGATCAGCTAGAGGAGGACCAAGTGATTTAGTAAAATATGTAGGAAAAGAAGGGTGGCCTAATTTAATTGAAAGAAGCGAATTTTGGATAGATCCACTTAAAACGTATCGATCTGATTTTTTAGAGAGTAAATTACATAGTCTTTTTGGTAGATTAAATTATAATTATAAGAAAAAATATTTATTAACTGCTACAATGAGAAGGGATGGTAGTTCTGTATTTGGACGGAATTTAAGATGGGCCACATTCCCTTCGGTAGGATTAGGATGGAATTTTTCAGAAGAAAAATTCATGCAAGGATTTAAGTCTTTAGATTTTGCAAAATTAAGAGCAAGTTACGGACTATCAGGAAATACATTTAGTAGTCCTTATTTGGCGTATGGAGTCTTAGAGAGCCGAGGAGTTTATAACGGGCAAGCAACTATAGCCCCAAACTGGGGTGAAGGATTTTATAATCCGAACTTGTCTTGGGAAGAGACCCGACAACTTGATATAGGTGTAGACTTTAATTTCTTTAACTATAGATTAAGTGTAACTGCAGATTATTATAATAGACATACAAAAGACCTATTATATAAAGTGGAACTCCCAGGGAATTACTCTACCTATCAGTCGCAATGGATAAATGCAGCGGCCATAGTTAATCATGGGTTTGAACTGGAATTTAAATACGATGTGTTTAGGGATAAACAGGACTTTTGGCGTGTGTCTTTAAACCTGGCAAAAAATTATAATAGGTTTGCCGATAGTTTTAATGATAGGGACATTCTTGATCTAAATGAAAAAAAGTATTTTGTTTTAGGGCGAGAGATTAATTCAATTTATGGCTTTAAAACCGATGGATTTATACAGACTGATGATGAGGTTGTTGAATATTATAATTCCAATGGAGAATTAAACAGGGTAAGTAATGACTTTTCTCAGAATAGTTACCATCGTCCAGGAGATGTGAAGTTTGTAGATGTAAATGGAGACTTTATTATAGACTATAGGGATCAAGTATATTTAGGAAGTACTTTGCCGGATGTAACAGGAGGTCTTATAAATGAAGTAAGATGGAAGAATTTTGATCTAAATATGCTGTTTTCATTTTCTTTTGGTAGAGATATGGTTAATACTGCTGCTTCAGAATCCATATTAATCGAAACAGCTGCCCCGCTTTTTATAAATGCAGATGATACCTTTTGGCAACAACCAGGGGATAATCCAGATTACCCGATCTATCGTACGGGGGCCTTCAATTCAAATTTTGTACCAATTCAGGATAGACTTATTGAACATGTACATTATGTGAAATTAAAAACACTAACCTTAGGATATACCTTACCAAAAACGCTGTTTAAAAAGAAGGTTTTTGATAGTGTTCGGTTTTTCTTTAGTGGAGAAAACTTATTTACAATAACCAACTATTCTGGCTTAGATCCTGAAACTGTAAATATAACTACAGGTATTGATAATGGAAAAACTTTTCCATTAGCGAGAAAACTCACTTTAGGTTTAACAATAAAGCTATAA
- a CDS encoding RagB/SusD family nutrient uptake outer membrane protein — translation MKNIKLIIVSILCLCFSQSCTDYLDVTPENSVTFENFFNTDEELYTFVNSIRLDMKFHAFSPNQSKWYSRGILFDDASSLGLEEVGISPNSLLNYRVITHWEELYRIIAGGHVLLRHTDDANITEERKDFYNGLGNFYVAYGYLKLSQLWGEAPLVKFDGDVGPKKKGTFEEVIDFCIENAEKAVQLLPTINALKDGNGDSVQSRDLPSKEAALSVLTHAYAWKGSLEDKPEFYEKAIQSATAIIDSPNVTLAASPEDVVTSVIKGGNTTESIFEAALIPNETRFSNTYHTVDGFLAFPVGIEGEGDIKFNKFRINNSTVDAMYTNGDERKAAYFYDFEVQKAKDPSITGGYAYPYKFREGQISEESFGLSFDYLVSDAVFYRLADIILLRAECYAKMGNDGAAIQDLNTIRARAGADLYTASEGNVQYMVFKEREKELLWENNRYLDVVRNGYWATELIDDSFSLLSQQDVENGALFLFTPFKAFDNNPLMTQNIFWSGLL, via the coding sequence ATGAAAAATATAAAATTAATAATTGTTAGTATTTTATGTTTGTGTTTCTCACAATCTTGTACAGATTATCTTGATGTAACACCCGAAAATTCAGTAACATTTGAGAATTTTTTTAATACTGATGAAGAACTTTACACGTTCGTGAATAGTATTAGATTAGATATGAAATTTCATGCATTTAGCCCTAACCAGTCTAAATGGTATAGTCGTGGAATTCTTTTTGATGATGCCTCATCTCTAGGGTTGGAAGAAGTAGGGATCTCACCAAATAGTTTATTAAACTATAGGGTTATTACACACTGGGAAGAGCTTTATAGAATAATAGCAGGAGGTCATGTACTACTCAGGCATACAGATGATGCTAATATTACAGAGGAACGGAAAGACTTTTATAATGGATTAGGGAATTTTTATGTGGCATATGGGTATTTAAAATTATCACAATTATGGGGAGAAGCACCTCTTGTTAAATTTGATGGAGATGTAGGGCCCAAGAAAAAAGGAACTTTTGAAGAAGTGATTGATTTTTGTATTGAAAACGCAGAAAAAGCGGTTCAATTATTACCAACCATAAATGCTTTAAAAGATGGTAACGGAGATTCAGTACAATCCAGAGATCTTCCAAGTAAAGAAGCGGCTCTGTCGGTTTTAACACATGCCTACGCATGGAAAGGGTCCCTTGAAGATAAACCAGAATTCTACGAAAAGGCCATACAAAGTGCAACAGCTATCATAGATAGTCCAAATGTTACACTTGCGGCAAGTCCAGAAGACGTGGTGACATCTGTAATAAAAGGAGGCAATACAACTGAAAGTATTTTTGAAGCCGCCTTAATTCCCAATGAAACCAGATTTTCTAACACCTACCATACTGTTGATGGGTTTTTAGCTTTTCCTGTAGGTATAGAAGGAGAAGGAGATATAAAATTCAATAAATTTAGAATAAATAATAGCACTGTTGACGCTATGTACACTAATGGAGATGAGAGAAAGGCTGCCTATTTTTATGATTTTGAAGTACAAAAAGCAAAAGACCCAAGTATAACAGGAGGTTATGCATATCCATATAAATTCAGAGAAGGACAAATATCAGAGGAGTCTTTTGGACTTTCCTTCGACTACTTGGTTAGTGATGCTGTTTTTTACAGGCTCGCAGATATTATACTATTAAGAGCTGAGTGTTATGCAAAAATGGGGAACGATGGTGCTGCTATACAAGATTTAAATACCATTAGAGCTAGAGCTGGAGCAGATTTATATACTGCTTCTGAAGGTAACGTACAATATATGGTGTTTAAAGAAAGAGAAAAAGAACTGCTATGGGAGAACAACAGGTATTTAGATGTGGTTAGAAACGGATATTGGGCAACAGAGCTAATTGATGACTCTTTTTCGCTTTTATCTCAGCAGGATGTAGAGAACGGCGCACTATTCTTATTTACACCATTTAAGGCTTTCGATAATAACCCATTAATGACGCAAAATATATTTTGGTCTGGCTTACTTTAA
- a CDS encoding fasciclin domain-containing protein: MKKILIILSLVFAIVSCETEDNFIDTGISNGTFDGNMMEYFASDPYNWELTQAIIIRGGLENMFNGSDSNFADITFFGPTSHSIRRWMLGGESFNPILYNNVSEIPVDVCRDMILMHVINERLMKEDIPGINPTIQVLDPEQDGGVELTTEGGNVIFAYTEQGDFGGVPRSGAINLRLHSRDLDQKIPVASPDIVCDNGVIHSLNYTYTFGGL, from the coding sequence ATGAAAAAAATATTAATAATACTAAGTCTTGTTTTTGCAATAGTTTCTTGCGAAACAGAAGATAATTTTATAGATACGGGCATTTCTAATGGTACTTTTGATGGTAACATGATGGAGTATTTCGCCTCAGACCCATATAACTGGGAGTTAACACAAGCTATTATTATAAGAGGAGGTTTAGAGAATATGTTTAATGGAAGTGATTCAAACTTTGCAGATATCACATTTTTTGGTCCTACTAGCCATTCCATTAGAAGGTGGATGTTGGGTGGGGAATCTTTCAATCCAATTCTTTATAACAATGTTTCTGAAATTCCAGTAGATGTTTGTCGTGATATGATTTTAATGCACGTGATAAATGAAAGATTGATGAAAGAGGATATTCCCGGAATTAATCCAACCATTCAGGTTTTAGATCCAGAGCAGGATGGAGGTGTGGAGCTTACTACAGAAGGAGGAAATGTCATTTTTGCATACACCGAACAAGGTGATTTTGGTGGTGTTCCAAGATCTGGAGCTATAAACCTGAGATTGCATTCAAGAGATTTAGATCAAAAAATACCTGTGGCTTCTCCAGATATTGTATGTGATAACGGTGTGATCCACTCCTTGAACTATACCTATACTTTTGGAGGGCTTTAA